One Podospora pseudopauciseta strain CBS 411.78 chromosome 4, whole genome shotgun sequence genomic window, CTAGCGGCAATGACGTGATCTCGGCGGCGAATGTGAGGTCTCGTGTGACTGTACTGGGGTGGAAATCCAAGAGACACGTTGATCTTGACGAAGAGAGTTTCAATTCTGTCCTTTGTGGCCTTAACCATCTGTTGCTGCTTCAGCCGGAGATGCCTTCATGGCGATGTGTCGTTGACAGGAAAGGTGTGCCAGACAGGATGTCCCTGGCCCCTCCATCTCTTGGCATGTGGGTTGTCCACTGTCAGGCGGGGCACGTTTTTGATGTGGGGTAATGCCATTCTGCGGGGGAGTGGGCATCATCTGCTCTCCTCACTATTCGCAGCACAgcatgatggtgatggtaaGACAATATGGAAACAATCTACCTGGATGCTGTGCCTGTGAAATAGAAACAGTCTGATATTCCACCACAATCATCGCCGGGAACACCATCGTCTTCCAGATACATTTCCGTCCAACCTGATGTCTcatcccatcaccacatGGCAATTGTAAAGATAGCTCGGAAGAATGCAGAAATAGGTATCTTGCGGAACCGGGAAGGTAGCACACCACCGCAGCTTCGGATATGGCACCCGGCTTGGAAATGGAAACATGAGTTCAAGACGTCGAGGTCCCGTGAGCCATATGCTTATCGGGACGGCAAACAATCCCATGCGTCACTGATTCCGATTTCACACTTCCCGGTTCGGCAGCAAAGCCTGCGACTTTTGTGCGGCGCGCTGTGCCAATCAACTGCATAAGGCCCCGGCTGCCGCAAGAACGTTTCTGTCAAAATGCAAGCCACAAACAGCGCCCATCAATTGTAGATGGCCTTGGCGTTGTCAGCACCCGACGACATGTCTTCCAACTTCGAGACTCTTCCGAGAAGATGTGCCCGGGTCCCATTCAATGACTAATTCTGCCGCGAGAATGAGAGGCCCAGACTGACGGAAGATGGGGAACAAAGacagccatgatgatggacACGGTCGGTAGGTGCCGGACAGGGGCCGTGTCTCCGGTGATGCTCTCTGACCTCGATCCGATGCCTACAAAGATAAACTTCAACATGTTGGACAGGTATCTCGGTTGCCAATGGCTACTGTggagctggctggctgggtggTGCATCAGATCGAAGATGGAAGGCGTGGTCGACTGCAGTCCCGCGAGTCCCCAAAGTCTTGCGCAAAAGCGTGCCGCCACAACGACAGGTTGCAGGGTGACTCTATCGACTGCGTCAATTGTGCGGAAAGTCGGCCAGTTGACAAATCTGATGGCTGCATCAGCGCCCGCCACTCGACCCCTTTGCTCAGGTTTTTATCTTTGCAATCTGCTTATATCTGCTTGAGCTTGCCTCTCACAGCTCATCTCGTCGCCCAGCGTACACCACCAGGCGCAAGCACTCCGAACTACTTATACTGGGTACATTCCAGCCTGACGACGACCTGTTTCCGGCATCTTCTCGGCCACAGCCCGAACAGGACACTTGTGTGCAGGTTTTGACAACCTTGGCGAGTTCAGGCTATATCGCGCTTCTGCTCGCCAGAGGTCCGCACTTCCTATAACGGCAAGTATTAATATACCGCCGTTGCCCATCACCACTCACATCGCTACTGGCCGTTGCCCAAGGCTCGGCATCAGGTAGCCGACGGACGACAGCCTACCGTTGATACATCATCGTGTCACCCACCGTCGTTGTACCCGGCAGACAAGCCCAATCTATCCGCCATGGCACCCACCAGCGGCACGCCTGCGCCCGCCTTGCCGACTGAGACTGCCACGACCTCATTCCTCCTCGCAAACATGCACTGTCCCACCTGTGTCTCGACTATAAAGACTGTCTTACAAGAGTATGGCAGCAACATCGTCAAATGGGTTTCACCGAACATCGTTACGTCCGTGGTCACTGTTGAGCACAGTCCAGCCGCCTCCCTCCAGCACATGCATAAGCTGCTCGAGGAGAACGGCTTCGAGGTATGCGGTGTCACAACATCGTCTGGTAGCATCTCGGATCTCGACATGGGCATGGAAATGGGAGACCTCAACCCCTACGGAGAGGGAAGCTCCTCTCAGAATGAGCCGTCCGGTTCCGCACTGGCCCGATGGATGAACCCTTTTCGACCCCTTGCCTCGAAACCCGAGAAAGTAAAGGCCCATCTTCAAAACTGCGCGCACTGCCAAAACTCGAAGGAGCATGAACTGGAAGAAATGCACCATATCGAGAGCCTTGTTCCCGTGCAGACAAACACGAATCGTACCAGCTTGTCTGTCATCCAGGAAAAGGATCCACACACCTTTGTCGCGATCGAAAGTGCCGACGCCTTGTCACCACAGCCAATATGGAGAGCCACCCTTGCCGTTGGAGGGATGACCTGTGGAGCTTGCGCCAACATGATATCGGAAGGACTGAAGCAATACGACTGGATCTCCAAGACCACTGTCAAtcttctcaacaacagcGCCATTGTTGATTTGACAGAACCAAATCGAACAGACAACCTGGTCCGAGTTATCGAAGAACTGGGATACGAGGCCACGCTCAGCCAAGTAGTTGTTGTCCAACCAAACAAGCGGAAAAACAAGTCGGACACATGGCAAGCTACAGTAGCCATCGGCGGGATGACTTGTGCATCCTGCACCAACGGGATCACGGAGGGCTTGAAGAAGCTGGATTGGATCGATGATGTTGCGGTCAACCTGCTCTCCAACAGCGCCACGGTTAAGTTCCATGGTCAGCACAACGCGTCGAGGATCGTTGAGGCTATCGAAGAGCTAGGGTTTGACGCAGTTGCCGACAGTGTGATCAGCTTGGGTGAGAAGGAGACAGAACACAACGAAAGAGCGGTGGAGATCAGGATAGATGGTTTACATTGCGATCTTTGTCCAGCACGGGTGGTAAACTGTCTTGGTGGATTTCGACGTCAGCTTGagatcaacaacccccccactcGTTCTTGGCCTGTCATTAGGGTCACCTACGTCCCTGACGCCCCTTTTTTCACAGTCCGACAAATCCTCGCGGCCATCGACGCCAGCGACCCCGGCTTCAGGGCATCCATTTACCATCCTCCCTCCTTGGAAGAAAGATCCAAGCTCATCCTACGAAAGCACCAGAGGGCCATCTTATATCGGGTGATCTTCACCGGCCTCGTCTGCATCCCCACCTTTGTCATTGGCATCGTCTACATGATGCTGATTCCCCACGAAAAGGCGCACACTCTCATGAAACCCTGGACCTCTGGTATCAACCGGGCCCAAATCGcgctcttcatcctcgccaCCCCAGTCTACTTTGGCGCCGCCGATGTCTTCCACAGGAGCGCCGTCAAGGAAATCGCCACGCTATGGCGCCGCGGCAGCAGAGTGCCGATTCTGAAGCGCTTCTACAAATTTGGCAGCATGAATACGCTCATGTCGCTTGGCACGTCGGTGGCCTACTTTGCGTCGGTTGCTCAGATGATTGCTGCTGCAGCAAGCCGTGCTACCGAGACGCATGATGGGAACTTTTACTATGATACTGTGGTGTTTTTGACTttcttcttgctgctggggaggtACATTGAGAGTTATAGCAAGAAGAGGACGGGAGACGCGGTGGAGCTACTGGGGAGGCTGAGGCCTACCACGGCGATATTAGTCAGCGGGTTTGGGTccgagaaggaaggggatgagGTTGTCAAGGCGGATTTGCTTGACTTTGGGGATGTGGTCAGGGTGCCACATGGGGCGTCCCCGCCGAGCGATGGCGTGGTGATTGGTGGGGAGAGTAGCTTTGATGAGTCGAGTTTGACGGGGGagtcgaggttggtgaagaagggggcgggggatCGGGTCTTTTCGGGGACGGTCAATAAGGGGTCGTCGATTCTGGTGAGGATTACAGGGGTGGCGGGCAAGTCGTTGCTGGATCAGATTGTCAatgtggtgagggaggggcagACGAAGCAGGCCAAGATTGAGAGAGTGGCGGATTATCTGACTTCGTACTTCGTGCCCGCCATTACGGCTTTTGCGATTTTGACGTGGATTGTCTGGTTTTCGTTGGGGTATGGGGGTAGGCTGCCGGAGCACTTTCTGAGCAAGACTACAGGAGGGTGGATTGCGTTCAGCCTCCAGTTTGCAATTGCCGTGTTTGTGGTGGCTTGTCCTTGTGGTCTTGGGCTTGCGGCTCCGACGGCAATTTTCGTTGGGAGTGGATTGGCGGCGAACCATGGCATTTTGGCcaagggaggtggtgaggctTTTGAGAAGGCGAGTCGGATCGACTGTGTGGTTTTTGACAAGACGGGAACCTTGACGACGGGAGGGGAGCCCAGGATTACCGACGCTGAGATCCACGGTGAGGGAACACCGGAGGAGAGTACCTTTTTGGCTGCTTTGAAGGGTGTCGAGGAGAATAGCAGCCATCCGATTGCCAAGGCGATTATCAGATTCTgcaccatcaacaaggaGCTGCCCCAGGTCACAGCCGACAATTTACAGGAGCTTCCTGGGAAGGGCATGAAAGCGATGTGccaggctgctgctcctgagACTTCATTTGAGCTGATCGTTGGCAACGAGGCTCTGATGAAGGACTTTGGTGTCGTGATCTCACCCGAAACTTCACAGAGTCTTGAGAGGTGGAAGACGGAGGCCAAGTCTATCGCTCTGGCTGCCACCAAGTTGCCCTCTTCCGGTTGGACACTCGCTGCCGCTCTCTCCATCTCGGATCCCGTTCGCCCGGAAGCCAAGGTTGTCATCGCCGCTCTTCAAGAGTCTGGCACACGCGTCTGGATGCTGTCCGGTGACAATCctaccaccgccaccgccgtcgCCCGACAACTCGGGATCCCCGCAGACCAAGTCATCGCCGGCGTCCTCCCAGCGGGAAAAGCCGACCAGATCAAGTACCTCCAGTCCACCGTCAAGGCCCGCAGGGGTACAAACTCCGAGTCCTCCACTGAACGCGCCATGATCGCCATGGTAGGAGATGGCATCAACGACAGCCCCGCCCTCGCCACAGCCGACGTGGGCATCGCCATCGGCTCAGGCTCAGACGTAGCCATCAGCAGCGCCGACTTTGTGCTTGTCAAGTCGGACCTCAAGACGGTGGTGACGCTGCTGGATCtgtcgagggtggtgtttaGGAGGATCAAGTTCAATTTTGGGTGGGCGATTGTGTACAACACGGTCATGATCccggtggcggcgggggtgttTTATCCGATTGTGAGCCAGGGGAAGCATGTTAGTCTGGACCCTGCGTGGGCGGCGTTGGCGATGGCGTTGAGTAGTATTAGTGTCGTGTTGAGTTCTTTGGcgttgaggtggaggtggttggggtttagagagaggaggtttgttgttggggagtAGAGAAATGGTGtaagaaggggggagatagagaagagaaagagaaaattACACATAGGTGGAATGATACCCTTGGTACAAATGGAGagttttaatttcttatGGGCTAGGTTCTGGGTTTGGGAAGGGGTTTGGAGGCTTTAAACGAGCGGATTGTAGCCGGATAGCGTGAAATTGCGAtgttttttaatatttctgCAGGTGATGTAGGTCTTGGTAGCAAATTGGACTTGGATTGTATTCGGCAGTTCAGAATGGATAATGGGGGTTACAATGCGCTGCGTGTGGTATAGATCTGGAGTCTGTTGGGCTTAACCTTTTCCTTGACAAGGTCGGATCTCGATATATTCGACTTAATTTCCCTTCCTATCAGTCTAAGCGTCTTGAAATATCAGGCCCAATGTCTCTTCTATGAATCCCAGCTTGTCTCGTTATCTATCCGAGATTGCATACCTGGGTAGTCGGTCTCTAAAAACTTTTCTGTCTCGTCCAAACATGGTT contains:
- a CDS encoding hypothetical protein (COG:P; EggNog:ENOG503NXKX) is translated as MAPTSGTPAPALPTETATTSFLLANMHCPTCVSTIKTVLQEYGSNIVKWVSPNIVTSVVTVEHSPAASLQHMHKLLEENGFEVCGVTTSSGSISDLDMGMEMGDLNPYGEGSSSQNEPSGSALARWMNPFRPLASKPEKVKAHLQNCAHCQNSKEHELEEMHHIESLVPVQTNTNRTSLSVIQEKDPHTFVAIESADALSPQPIWRATLAVGGMTCGACANMISEGLKQYDWISKTTVNLLNNSAIVDLTEPNRTDNLVRVIEELGYEATLSQVVVVQPNKRKNKSDTWQATVAIGGMTCASCTNGITEGLKKLDWIDDVAVNLLSNSATVKFHGQHNASRIVEAIEELGFDAVADSVISLGEKETEHNERAVEIRIDGLHCDLCPARVVNCLGGFRRQLEINNPPTRSWPVIRVTYVPDAPFFTVRQILAAIDASDPGFRASIYHPPSLEERSKLILRKHQRAILYRVIFTGLVCIPTFVIGIVYMMLIPHEKAHTLMKPWTSGINRAQIALFILATPVYFGAADVFHRSAVKEIATLWRRGSRVPILKRFYKFGSMNTLMSLGTSVAYFASVAQMIAAAASRATETHDGNFYYDTVVFLTFFLLLGRYIESYSKKRTGDAVELLGRLRPTTAILVSGFGSEKEGDEVVKADLLDFGDVVRVPHGASPPSDGVVIGGESSFDESSLTGESRLVKKGAGDRVFSGTVNKGSSILVRITGVAGKSLLDQIVNVVREGQTKQAKIERVADYLTSYFVPAITAFAILTWIVWFSLGYGGRLPEHFLSKTTGGWIAFSLQFAIAVFVVACPCGLGLAAPTAIFVGSGLAANHGILAKGGGEAFEKASRIDCVVFDKTGTLTTGGEPRITDAEIHGEGTPEESTFLAALKGVEENSSHPIAKAIIRFCTINKELPQVTADNLQELPGKGMKAMCQAAAPETSFELIVGNEALMKDFGVVISPETSQSLERWKTEAKSIALAATKLPSSGWTLAAALSISDPVRPEAKVVIAALQESGTRVWMLSGDNPTTATAVARQLGIPADQVIAGVLPAGKADQIKYLQSTVKARRGTNSESSTERAMIAMVGDGINDSPALATADVGIAIGSGSDVAISSADFVLVKSDLKTVVTLLDLSRVVFRRIKFNFGWAIVYNTVMIPVAAGVFYPIVSQGKHVSLDPAWAALAMALSSISVVLSSLALRWRWLGFRERRFVVGE